The window ATCCGGGCCCAACGCCTGTGGAGGGCGAACTCCCCCCGAAGGGCGCGCCAGATGACGTAGAGGGCCAGGGGACCGTTCAGGGCGGCGAGGAGGGTGTGGGTAAAGAGGAGGAGGTAGTAGGCCCCCCGCCAGGCCTCCGGCCCCCCGTAGGCCGTGGTCCCGTAAAGCCCCCACTTGGCCAGGTAGAAGACGAGGAAGAGGGCGGCCAAGGCGGTGGCCAAAAGCATCACCCGGTGGTGCCAGACCCGCTCTCCCCGCCGGATGAGGGCCACGCCCACCACCACCCCCGCCCCCGAAAGGGCGATGCTCCACACCGCCAAGAGTCCAAGCAGCTCCTTCATCTTTCCTCCCAAAGCCGCTCCGCCAGGGCCCGGACCTCCTCCACCCGGGCCGTGCGGGCGTAGCTGTACCCGCGGAAAAGGTACTCCGGCCTTTTCAC of the Thermus thermophilus HB8 genome contains:
- a CDS encoding DUF420 domain-containing protein, with amino-acid sequence MKELLGLLAVWSIALSGAGVVVGVALIRRGERVWHHRVMLLATALAALFLVFYLAKWGLYGTTAYGGPEAWRGAYYLLLFTHTLLAALNGPLALYVIWRALRGEFALHRRWARILVPVWLYVALSGWVIYLVLKRYGVERGGIAF